The Humulus lupulus chromosome 3, drHumLupu1.1, whole genome shotgun sequence genome window below encodes:
- the LOC133825323 gene encoding uncharacterized protein LOC133825323 has protein sequence MVVNSFLLTRDNLAKANIQISSFLCPVCDEHLESHQHLFFDCCLSMKVLGFIFTWIGFPAWSSKFSACTVSVSAGNNNRFSLTLNMILAAVVYSIWRNRNRCLFDGYSLSTYCIAKEIITLVKYRMYMVQIRKDGPLFKLFLKKLQLYVI, from the coding sequence ATGGTGGTTAATTCATTTCTGTTAACCAGAGATAATCTTGCAAAAGCTAACATTCAGATATCTAGTTTTCTTTGTCCTGTCTGTGATGAGCATTTGGAGAGCCATCAACATCTTTTTTTCGACTGCTGTTTATCCATGAAGGTGCTGGGTTTTATCTTCACCTGGATTGGGTTTCCTGCCTGGTCTTCTAAGTTTTCGGCTTGCACAGTTAGTGTTAGTGCTGGGAATAATAATAGATTTAGTCTCACTTTGAATATGATTCTTGCTGCTGTGGTTTATAGTATTTGGAGGAATAGGAATAGGTGCTTATTTGATGGTTATTCACTGTCAACGTATTGTATAGCCAAAGAGATTATTACTTTAGTGAAATATAGAATGTATATGGTTCAGATTAGGAAAGATGGCCCTCTTTTCAAGCTTTTCTTGAAGAAGCTCCAATTGTATGTAATTTGA